One Buchnera aphidicola (Aphis glycines) genomic window, TCATACAATCAAAAGAGCAACAATTTTTAAAATTGATTGCACAGCTATGACATTGAATAAACAATAGATGACATAAATTAAACATACAATTTACATAGTTATTTGAAGGCTGATTGCATTGTGTACAAAGAGATAAAACATCTTCTGATATTTTTTCGCTCATTCGATTATCAAATACAAAATTACTTCCTTTAAATAAAATAGGTAATCTATTTCTTTTTGCTTGATTTACATACCCAATAATTCCACCTTCTATGTGATAAACATTCGTAAAGCCATTAAAAATCATCCAAGATGTTGCTTTTTCACAGCGAATACCACCGGTACAATACATTACTATTTTTTCATTTTTAGCATAACTCATAGTTTTAATTATATTTTTTAACTGTTCTCGAAACGTATTGCTTTTAATTTCGATAGCATTAGGAAATCGACCTATTTTATATTCATAAGAATTTCTCATGTCAATAAATATTATTTTTTTATTCTGAATCATTAAATTAACTTTTTCTGCATTAACATATGTTCCAACATGTTCAAATTTAAATAAAGGATTTTCAATACCATCATTTACAATGTTTTTTTTAACCTTGACAGAAAACATCCAAAATGCATATACATTATTAAAACTAAATGTTTTATTAATACGTACGTTATTTAATTCCGAGTCAAATTGATATAAAAATTTTTTAAAACTCGAATAGATATGAACAGGGATACTAATTTGAGCATTTATTCCTTCATTAGCAATATATACTCTACCTAATATTTGATATTGTAGAAAATTTTTATAAATTTGATCTCTATAACTTTGAGGATCTTTAATATAAAAATACTTATAAAATGAAAGAATTAAACGAGGTGTTTTTTTTAAAAACATATTATTTTTTAATGCTTTTTTAGAACTACGATTATGTAAAATTGACATAATAAACCTATAATATAATAAAAATAAATGTTACATTTTATCACGAGATAAATTATTTTCATTTTCATTTAAAAGATTATTAAAAATTTTTATTTGACGCGATAATTTAGAATATATTTCATTTAAATTTTTTAATTTTTCTTTTTCTTTTTGTATAATATTTTGAGGAGCATAACGTAAAAAATCTTGATTTAATATTTTTTCTTTTATAGATATAATTTTTAATGTAATATTTTTTATTTCTTTATTTAATCGTTTCAATTCAATTTTTTTATCTATTATATCAAATATAGGAATTAAAATTTCTACGCCATCAATAATTTTTTTAATAGATAATAAAGGTTCTTTATATTTTTTAGAAACAATTTCAATTTTATCTAAATGAACTATATTTTTTAACAATAAAAAATTTTCTTGAATAATTTTTTCTCGATCATAAGAGACATTTTTTAAAAATAATGATAATAATGTTTTTGAACCAATTTTCATTTCAGATCTAATATTTCTTAAAGCAATTATTATTTTTTTGATCCAATGCATATCTAATAAAATCTTTTCATTAAAAAACAAATTATTATATTTCGGAAAAGGTTGAAGCATAATCGTTTTTTCTTTAATATTTTTAATTTTTTTAACACGTTGCCAAATGGTTTCAGTAATAAAAGGTATAATTGGATGTAATAATTTTAAAAGTTTCTCCAAAATATCCACTAAAATATTTTTAGTATAATATACATCTTGAGATGAACCAGATTTTATAATTAATTTAACAAACTCTAAATACCAATCACAAAAAGTATTCCAAGTAAAATCATATAAAATATTCGCCGAAACATCAAATCTATAGTTATCTAATGAATTTCTATATAGTTTTACTACCTTGTTAAACTCCGTTAAAATCCATTTATTTATAAACATCATATTATCATTTATTTCAAAATGAAAGAAACGATGATTATTGGTATTCATCAAAACAAATCGACTAGCATTCCACAGTTTATTACAAAAGTTTCGATAACCTCTCAATCTACTCATATCCCATTTTATATCGCGTGTATTAGAAGCTAAAGCGCAAAAAGTAAAACGTAATGCATCTGTACCTGTTGGACTAATTCCATTTGGAAATTGCTTTATAGTACGTTTTTTAATTTTATAAGATAGTTGTGGTTTTAATAAATTATGTGTTCTTTTCTTAATTAAATCATTTAACGTAATACCGTCTATCATATCCAATGGATCAATAACATTACCTTTCGATTTTGACATTTTTTGACCTTCCTCATCACGTATTAAACCTGTAATATACACGTTTTCAAAAGGTACTTGAGATATACCAAAATTATCTTTAACAAGATACATAGTTAACATAATCATTCTAGCAATCCAAAAAAAAATAATATCAAAACCGCTCACTAATACATTAGTGGAATGAAAAACTTTTAAAAATTTTGTTTTTTTAGGCCATCCTAGTGTGGAAAAAGTCCATAACCCAGAAGAAAACCAAGTATCTAAAACATCTTCGTCTTGAATTAATTTTATATCATTTGATATTTTATAATTTTTCCGTATTTCATTCTCATCACGTCCAACATATATATTTTTTTTACAATCATACCAAACTGGAATACGATGCCCCCACCATAATTGACGTGAAATACACCAGTCTTCAATATTGTTCATCCAAGATAAGTACATAGCTTCATATTTTGATGGAATAAAATTAATTTTTTTTTCTTTAACTGCAGAAATCGCTAAATTAGCTAATTTTGATGTTTTCAAGTACCATTGATTAGTCAACATAGGCTGGATAATGACACCACTTCTGTCGCTATGAGGTGTAAGAATTTCACATTCTTCAACTTTTTCCAGTAATCCTATTTTTTTTATTTCCTCAATGACTTTGATTCTTGCAGAAATAATATCTAAATTTTGAAACTTATTCGGTACTAATGAACTATATATATTAGATATTTCGCCTTTATAATTATAAACATCAAAATTATTTTTAATTTTACCATCAAACGTGAAAATATTAATCATTGGTAATTTATGCCGTAATCCTACTTGGTAATCATTGAAATCATGTGCAGGTGTAATTTTTACACAACCCGTTCCTTTTTTTAGATCTGCATATTGATCTGAAATAACAGGTATGATTCTATTCACTAACGGACATATAACAAATTGACCAATAAACTGTTGATAATTTTTATCTTGCGGATTAATAACTAAAGCTGTATCTCCTAGTAATGTTTCAGGTCGAGTTGTGGTAACTGTTAAATATTGAATCTGCTGATTATTTTTTTTTTGATTAAAAAAAACAGGATATCGAATAAACCATTTTTTGCTTTTTACTAAACGATGCTCTACTTCTAGATCGGAAATAACTGTTTCTAATTTTGAATCCCAATGTACTAATCTTTTTTTTTGGTATATTAAATTATCTTTATAAAAAATAACAAAAGCTTCTTTAACAGCATTGCAAATATCAGGATCTAAAGTAAATTTTTCACGATCCCAATCAACAGAATTTCCTAAACGTCGCATTTGTTTTGTAACGATAAGATTATATTTATTTTTCCATGACCATATTTTTTTAATAAAATCATCTCTATGATAATCTTTTTTAGTTTTATTTTCTGTAAGATATATATCACGTTCAACTAATACTTGTGTTGCTATTCCAGCATGATCTGTTCCAACTTGCCATAACGTATTTTTTCCTTGCATTCTGTGATAACGAATTAATATATCCATAATAGTTTGTTGAAATGCATGCCCCATGTGTAAATTCCCAGTAATATTAGGAGGTGGCATCATAATACAAAACGATGGTTGAGTTGCATCGTTACTAGGTTTAAAATATCCGTTTTTTTCCCAAAAATTATATAAAGATTCTTCAATATGCTGAGGATTGTAAGTTTTTTCCATTGTATTTAATTATTTTCTGTTAACAAGTAATGTTTTTAATTGAATATAAAACGTTTTAAAATTATTTAGCATTCATTTAATTTTGATATATTTAATAAAAACTGAGACAAAAGTTCGACAGGACGTCCTGTTGATCCTTTATTTATACCAGATTCCCAAGCAGTTCCAGCAATATCTAGATGTGCCCAATGGTATTTTTTTGTAAATTGCGATAAAAAACACGCCGCTGTTATTGCTCCAGCCCCGCGATTTCCAACATTAGAAAAATCAGCTATATTAGATTTTATATCTTTTTCATATTCTTCAAATAAAGGTAATTGCCAAACTTTATCATCTGTTTGTTGAGCAGCTTCTTTTAAATTATTTACTAAAGTTTGGTGATTAGAAAATAAACCAGTAACATCATGTCCTAATGCAGTAACACATGCACCAGTTAAAGTGGCAACGTCAATTACTATATTCGGTGAAAAACGTTCTATATATTTGAAAACATCACATAAAACTAAACGTCCTTCAGCATCTGTATTTAATACTTCCACTGTTTTTCCAGACATAGTATTTAAAACATCACCGGGCCTGAAAGAACTTCCTCCTGGCATATTTTCACAACTCGCTAAAACTCCAATAATATTTAAAGGTAAATTTAATTCAGCAGCCATAATTAACGTTCCGTAAACCGCAGCTGCACCACACATATCATATTTCATTTCATGCATGTTCTGAGAAGGTTTGATAGAAATACCTCCAGAATCAAATGTTAATCCTTTTCCTACTAATATAATAATTTTTTTGTTAAGAGTATTTTTTGTAGAATATTGAATAACAGACATATATGGCTTGTTTTTTGAACTACTCCCCACTGCTAAATAGGCATGCATACCTAAACTTTTCATTTTTTTTGAATCAATAGTTTTTACTTCAATATTATCTTTATATATTTGAGATAATTTTTCCGCTTGTAGAGATACATATAATGGGTTACAAATATTAGGAGGTAAATTACTTAATTTTTTTGCGGCTATTAATCCAGCACTAATAGCTTTAGCATGTTGTATAGCAGTTTTAGCTAATAAGAGTAAATTTTTATCTTCTATATCAAATGTAATAGATTTTAAGTAGATTTCTTTTCTTAAAAATGTACTTATGTCAAAAATTTCTTTTTGAACATCACTAATTATTTTCCGAATAAACCAGTATATTTGATTCTTATTGCAATGCAATTCAGTTAAAGAAAAAAATATATTTTGAATAGATTTTTTATTTAACATCGGAATAATTTTTTTAATAACTTTTGTTAAACAAAACAAGTTAAAGTTATTTTTTGCTCCGCATCCTACCAGCAATATTCTTTTCGAGATAATATTTGGAACATTATATAACAATAAATGTGTTCCTATTTCTCCGTTAATATCTCCCTGATTAATTAATTGACTAATATAACCATCACTATATTTATTTAAAATGTCAGCGGACATTGTTAATTCACCAAATTTAAAAACACCAACAACTATACAATCTGTTTTCACTATATTTAAATTTAAGTGATCTAAAAAAAATTTCATAATATATCTCTATAATTTTATTTTTTACAGTTTATAATGTACAAAGCAGCCATAAATAATTTAATTAAAAATAATAAAATATTATATACTATAATAGTATGAAAATATTCAATCATTTAAGATTTTTTATTAGTTTCATTTTTATATATATTTAAAACCCATTGAAATCTAATTTTAAGAGAATTGAAATTATGAATTATCTTTATCAACGTGATTTTTTAAGATTATTAGACTTTTCTAATATAGAATTAGAAAGTATTATTATATTATCTAAAAAACTAAAAAAAATAAAAAAAAATAATCAAGAAACTCAACTATTGAAAAAAAAAAATATTGCCTTAATCTTTGAAAAAGAATCTACTCGTACAAGATGCTCATTTGAAATTGCCGCATTTGACCAAGGTGCACATGTAACTTATCTTGGGCCAGGAAGCACTCATTTTGGTACAAAAGAATCTATTGAAGATACAGCGCAAGTTCTTAGTCGTTTATATGATGGAATTGAATATCGCGGTCATAGTCATAAAGTAATAGAAACATTATCAAAATACTCTGCTGTTCCTGTATGGAACGGATTAACTGAAAAATTTCATCCTACACAAATCATAGCAGATTTATTAACAATGAAAGAAATTTTTCCAAAAAAACAATTTTTTGAAATAAAATGTGCATATGTTGGTGATTCACATAACAATATAGCAAATAGTTTGCTAGAAGCTTCAGCTATTTTAGGGATAGATCTACGTTTAGTTTCTCCAAAGCAATATTGGCCAGAAAAAAATATTTTAAATATATGCAAAGAAAAAGCTAAAAAAAATAGCAGTAAAATAACATGCACTGACAATATAAAAGAAGGTGTAAAAAATGTAGATTTCATTTATACAGACGTTTGGGTATCTATGGGGGAACCAGAAAAGCAATGGAAAGAAAAAATAGCATTATTAAAAAATTACCAAGTTAGTCAAAGTATGTTAGATATGACTGATAATAATTCAGTCAAAGTATTACATTGCCTCCCTGCACTGCATAGCCAAAAAAACATTATAGTTAAATCAATTTTAAAAGAATATAATTTTCAAGACGGAGTAGAAATTACAGATAGTGTTTTTCAAAAAAATAAAAATATTATCTTCGAACAAGCAGAAAATAGATTACACACTATAAAAGCTATTCTCATATCTAGTCTTGTTAAAAACATTAATTTTTAGCGAAATATATAATTTATAAAATAATTATTTGTTACTGTTTCTCATCTTTTTCAAAAATAACAATAACTACTTTTTCTTTCTCTACAATTAAGGAATTTAGAAGTTGAGAAACTCTCTATATAAAAAAAGCATAATTTCAATAAATGATCTTAGACGCGATGAACTAGAATTAGTTTTAAAAAAATCTGCCATTTTAAAAAAAGAACCTGCACCTAATTTATTAAAAAATAAAATTATTGCTAGCTGCTTTTTTGAAGCCTCTACTCGTACACGATTATCTTTTGAAACAGCAATTTGCCGATTAGGCGCTTCAACAATAGGTTTTTCTGATGGGAATAATATATCTTTAGGGAAAAAAGGAGAATCATTAGCAGATACTATTTCAGTAATTAGTTCGTATGTAGATGCTATTATTATTCGACACCCTCAGGAAGGATCGGCTCGTTTAGCCGCAGAATTTTCGAATAATATACCAATATTTAATGCTGGAGACGGATCGAATCAACATCCTACGCAAACACTTTTAGATTTATTCACTATTAAAGAAACTCAATATCGACTTGATGATTTAAACATTGCAATGGTAGGAGATTTAAAATATGGACGAACTGTACATTCTTTAACACAAGCATTAGCTAAGTATAATAAAAATAAATTTTTTTTTATTTCTCCTGATGCATTAACAATGCCAAATTATATTAACGATATGCTTTTAGAAAAAGAAATTGCTTGGACGAGATGTCAAAACATAGAAGAAGTTATTTCTGAAATTGATATTCTTTATATGACTCGCGTTCAAAAAGAAAGGCTGGAATCTACAGAATATGCAAATGCTAAATCAAAATTTATACTAAATACTAAGATTTTACAAAATGCACGCAGTAATTTAAAAATATTGCATCCTCTACCGCGTGTAGATGAAATTAATTATGATGTTGATTATACACCGTACGCTTGGTATTTTAAACAAGCAGCAAATGGTGTTTATGCACGTCAAGCCATATTATCATTAGTGTTAATAGAAAATCATTTTTAATAAGAAAATATGCAAATAAATAAACTACAAGTAGAAGCTATAAAATGTGGTAGCGTAATTGATCACATTCCATCTCAAATAGGTTTTAAACTATTATCTTTATTTAGATTTACAGAAACAGAAAAACGCATTACTATTGGTTTAAACTTGCCCTCTCAAAAATTAGGAAAAAAAGATATTATTAAAATTGAAAATACTTTTTTAAGTGAAGATCAAATAAATCAATTAGCTATTTATTCACCATGTGCCACGGTTAATTATATTGATCAATACAACTTAGTAGGAAAAATATTTCCAAAATTACCTAAAACAATAGATCGTATTTTAATTTGCCCAAATAGTAATTGTATTACTCATGATAATTTTATTAATTCTAGTTTTATTTTTGTCAAAAAATTAGATAAAAATATGAATTTAAAGTGTCAATATTGCGAAAAGGAATTCTCTAAAAATATAGTTCTATTATAGATAAATTTGATTAAACAATGGTGTAATATGAATATTATTAATACAAAAAATGCTCCTCAACCAATTGGACCATATTCGCAGGCTATACAATTCGAAAATTTTTTAATTATATCTGGCCAAATACCAATTGATGTAAAATCTGGATTTATACCAGAAAGCATTGATGAGCAAACATATATAGTATTAAAAAACATAAAATATATTCTTAAAAAATCTAAATATCAAGTAAAAAATATTGTCAAAATAACAATTTTTACTATTGATTTAAATAAAATTCAGATAATTAATGAGATATATGAAAATTTTTTTTTAAAAAATAAATCCTCTTTTCCTGCAAGATCTTGTGTAGAAGTGAAAGCATTACCAAAAAATGTTAAAATTGAAATAGAAGCTATGGCATATAGATAAAAAATAACGATGAATGTACTTAATTATTTATCAAGTTTCAATATGCCGCAAAGCGGCATAAAAAATTAAATATTTTTACGACGGAATGAAGACGATTTTATTTCATTTTTAGCAGAATGAGATTGCATTACACGATTTTTATCAAACCTGCGATTAGAATTTGAATCTTTGCTCAAAATAGATCGATTATATGATTTATTTTGATAATATTTGAAATTTCGAAGTAATTTGATATTTATTGGCTTATTTAAAATTCTTGTTTTCATTAATTTCTGTAATAATTCTTTAGATAAACCTAAAGGTAATTCAACAATCGAATATGAAGAAAATAATTTGATATTACCAATGTTACGACTATTTATATTTCCTTCATTAGCAATAGCTCCAACTATATGACGTACTTCAATTCCATCATTACGACCAACTTCAATGCGATATAAATCGATATTCTTTATTTCGTTTCGATCACGACGATGCCGAGTATTTCTATTTTCTTCTTGTTTATAATGATTTTTATAAAAGCCTTCTTTATTAGGACGTTTTAATAGATCTTTTTTAATAATTAAAGGACGACCTCCTTGAGCCATTTTCAATAAAGCTGCTGCAAGAGTTTTAATATCTAGATCGTCAGGAAAATATAATTTATCTAATAAAGACACATATTCATTTAAGTCTTTACTTTCAAGTTGTTGTTGTACTTTTTTCGCAAATTGTTGAAGACGTTTTTCGCACAACAATTCAATTCTTGGTAATTGTACTTCTGGAATTGATTGATTAATCGTTCGCTCAATATTGCGAAGCAATCTACGCTCACGGTTTTCTACAAATAATAGTGCTCGACCTGCTCGACCTGCTCGACCTGTACGTCCAATACGATGCACATAAGATTCAGAATCCATAGGAATATCATAATTAATGACAAAACTAATTCGATCAACATCTAAACCACGAGCTGCAACATCTGTTGCAATTAAAATATCTAATCTACCATTTTTTAAGCGTTCTAAAGTTTGTTCTCTTAAAGCTTGGTTCATATCTCCATTTAACGCCGCACTGTTATATCCATGTTTCTCTAAAGCTTCGGAAACTTCTAAAGTAGCATTTTTCGTTTTGACAAAAATAATTGTAGCTGAAAATTCTTCTACTTCTAAAAAACGAATTAAAGCATCTGTTTTTTTTCCATATACCATCCAATAACTTTGTTTGATATCAGGACGTGTTGTTATATTAGATTTAATTCTTATTTCCTGAGGATCTTTCATAAATCTTTTAGAAATACGTCGTATAACTTCTGGCATTGTTGCTGAAAATAAAGCAGTTTGATGTTCTTTTGGTATTTTTGACATAATTGTTTCTACATCTTCTATAAAACCCATTCTCAACATTTCATCTGCTTCATCTAAAACTAAACCATGTAAATTAGAAAGATTCAGAGTTCCTCTTTTCAAATGATCTAATAATCGACCTGGAGTTCCTACAACAATTTGTGGGCCTTGCTTTAATGCTCGTAATTGCAATTCATATCGTTGACCTCCGTATAAAGGTAATACATTTACTCCGACCATATGTTTAGAAAACATAGAAAAAGCTTCGGCAACTTGAACAGCTAATTCTCTTGTAGGAGCCAAAACTAAAATTTGCGGTGCTTTTAAATTAATTTTTAAATTATTCAATAATGGCAATGAAAAAGCAGCTGTTTTTCCGCTACCAGTTTGTGCCATTCCTAATACATCTTTTCCTTTTAAAAGTAACGGAATACAAGCTGCTTGAATAGGAGATGGTTTAACATATCCCATTTCATTTAAAGATTGAATAATTAAAGGATTTAAACCAAGAAAAGAAAAATTTTTTTCAGTATGAGTCATGCAATAGATATGCCTTTTAAGTTACATTGGCCAGTCTACATAGCTCATGATGAAAATATATATATTATTTATTTTCATTGAAAAGTGTCAACCGGCTACAATTAAATAATCTAATAAA contains:
- a CDS encoding rhodanese-related sulfurtransferase, with the translated sequence MSILHNRSSKKALKNNMFLKKTPRLILSFYKYFYIKDPQSYRDQIYKNFLQYQILGRVYIANEGINAQISIPVHIYSSFKKFLYQFDSELNNVRINKTFSFNNVYAFWMFSVKVKKNIVNDGIENPLFKFEHVGTYVNAEKVNLMIQNKKIIFIDMRNSYEYKIGRFPNAIEIKSNTFREQLKNIIKTMSYAKNEKIVMYCTGGIRCEKATSWMIFNGFTNVYHIEGGIIGYVNQAKRNRLPILFKGSNFVFDNRMSEKISEDVLSLCTQCNQPSNNYVNCMFNLCHLLFIQCHSCAINFKNCCSFDCMKQANVLLKKNNV
- a CDS encoding valine--tRNA ligase; the encoded protein is MEKTYNPQHIEESLYNFWEKNGYFKPSNDATQPSFCIMMPPPNITGNLHMGHAFQQTIMDILIRYHRMQGKNTLWQVGTDHAGIATQVLVERDIYLTENKTKKDYHRDDFIKKIWSWKNKYNLIVTKQMRRLGNSVDWDREKFTLDPDICNAVKEAFVIFYKDNLIYQKKRLVHWDSKLETVISDLEVEHRLVKSKKWFIRYPVFFNQKKNNQQIQYLTVTTTRPETLLGDTALVINPQDKNYQQFIGQFVICPLVNRIIPVISDQYADLKKGTGCVKITPAHDFNDYQVGLRHKLPMINIFTFDGKIKNNFDVYNYKGEISNIYSSLVPNKFQNLDIISARIKVIEEIKKIGLLEKVEECEILTPHSDRSGVIIQPMLTNQWYLKTSKLANLAISAVKEKKINFIPSKYEAMYLSWMNNIEDWCISRQLWWGHRIPVWYDCKKNIYVGRDENEIRKNYKISNDIKLIQDEDVLDTWFSSGLWTFSTLGWPKKTKFLKVFHSTNVLVSGFDIIFFWIARMIMLTMYLVKDNFGISQVPFENVYITGLIRDEEGQKMSKSKGNVIDPLDMIDGITLNDLIKKRTHNLLKPQLSYKIKKRTIKQFPNGISPTGTDALRFTFCALASNTRDIKWDMSRLRGYRNFCNKLWNASRFVLMNTNNHRFFHFEINDNMMFINKWILTEFNKVVKLYRNSLDNYRFDVSANILYDFTWNTFCDWYLEFVKLIIKSGSSQDVYYTKNILVDILEKLLKLLHPIIPFITETIWQRVKKIKNIKEKTIMLQPFPKYNNLFFNEKILLDMHWIKKIIIALRNIRSEMKIGSKTLLSLFLKNVSYDREKIIQENFLLLKNIVHLDKIEIVSKKYKEPLLSIKKIIDGVEILIPIFDIIDKKIELKRLNKEIKNITLKIISIKEKILNQDFLRYAPQNIIQKEKEKLKNLNEIYSKLSRQIKIFNNLLNENENNLSRDKM
- a CDS encoding leucyl aminopeptidase, which produces MKFFLDHLNLNIVKTDCIVVGVFKFGELTMSADILNKYSDGYISQLINQGDINGEIGTHLLLYNVPNIISKRILLVGCGAKNNFNLFCLTKVIKKIIPMLNKKSIQNIFFSLTELHCNKNQIYWFIRKIISDVQKEIFDISTFLRKEIYLKSITFDIEDKNLLLLAKTAIQHAKAISAGLIAAKKLSNLPPNICNPLYVSLQAEKLSQIYKDNIEVKTIDSKKMKSLGMHAYLAVGSSSKNKPYMSVIQYSTKNTLNKKIIILVGKGLTFDSGGISIKPSQNMHEMKYDMCGAAAVYGTLIMAAELNLPLNIIGVLASCENMPGGSSFRPGDVLNTMSGKTVEVLNTDAEGRLVLCDVFKYIERFSPNIVIDVATLTGACVTALGHDVTGLFSNHQTLVNNLKEAAQQTDDKVWQLPLFEEYEKDIKSNIADFSNVGNRGAGAITAACFLSQFTKKYHWAHLDIAGTAWESGINKGSTGRPVELLSQFLLNISKLNEC
- the argF gene encoding ornithine carbamoyltransferase, with protein sequence MNYLYQRDFLRLLDFSNIELESIIILSKKLKKIKKNNQETQLLKKKNIALIFEKESTRTRCSFEIAAFDQGAHVTYLGPGSTHFGTKESIEDTAQVLSRLYDGIEYRGHSHKVIETLSKYSAVPVWNGLTEKFHPTQIIADLLTMKEIFPKKQFFEIKCAYVGDSHNNIANSLLEASAILGIDLRLVSPKQYWPEKNILNICKEKAKKNSSKITCTDNIKEGVKNVDFIYTDVWVSMGEPEKQWKEKIALLKNYQVSQSMLDMTDNNSVKVLHCLPALHSQKNIIVKSILKEYNFQDGVEITDSVFQKNKNIIFEQAENRLHTIKAILISSLVKNINF
- the pyrB gene encoding aspartate carbamoyltransferase, whose product is MRNSLYKKSIISINDLRRDELELVLKKSAILKKEPAPNLLKNKIIASCFFEASTRTRLSFETAICRLGASTIGFSDGNNISLGKKGESLADTISVISSYVDAIIIRHPQEGSARLAAEFSNNIPIFNAGDGSNQHPTQTLLDLFTIKETQYRLDDLNIAMVGDLKYGRTVHSLTQALAKYNKNKFFFISPDALTMPNYINDMLLEKEIAWTRCQNIEEVISEIDILYMTRVQKERLESTEYANAKSKFILNTKILQNARSNLKILHPLPRVDEINYDVDYTPYAWYFKQAANGVYARQAILSLVLIENHF
- the pyrI gene encoding aspartate carbamoyltransferase regulatory subunit; amino-acid sequence: MQINKLQVEAIKCGSVIDHIPSQIGFKLLSLFRFTETEKRITIGLNLPSQKLGKKDIIKIENTFLSEDQINQLAIYSPCATVNYIDQYNLVGKIFPKLPKTIDRILICPNSNCITHDNFINSSFIFVKKLDKNMNLKCQYCEKEFSKNIVLL
- a CDS encoding Rid family detoxifying hydrolase, giving the protein MNIINTKNAPQPIGPYSQAIQFENFLIISGQIPIDVKSGFIPESIDEQTYIVLKNIKYILKKSKYQVKNIVKITIFTIDLNKIQIINEIYENFFLKNKSSFPARSCVEVKALPKNVKIEIEAMAYR
- a CDS encoding DEAD/DEAH family ATP-dependent RNA helicase, giving the protein MTHTEKNFSFLGLNPLIIQSLNEMGYVKPSPIQAACIPLLLKGKDVLGMAQTGSGKTAAFSLPLLNNLKINLKAPQILVLAPTRELAVQVAEAFSMFSKHMVGVNVLPLYGGQRYELQLRALKQGPQIVVGTPGRLLDHLKRGTLNLSNLHGLVLDEADEMLRMGFIEDVETIMSKIPKEHQTALFSATMPEVIRRISKRFMKDPQEIRIKSNITTRPDIKQSYWMVYGKKTDALIRFLEVEEFSATIIFVKTKNATLEVSEALEKHGYNSAALNGDMNQALREQTLERLKNGRLDILIATDVAARGLDVDRISFVINYDIPMDSESYVHRIGRTGRAGRAGRALLFVENRERRLLRNIERTINQSIPEVQLPRIELLCEKRLQQFAKKVQQQLESKDLNEYVSLLDKLYFPDDLDIKTLAAALLKMAQGGRPLIIKKDLLKRPNKEGFYKNHYKQEENRNTRHRRDRNEIKNIDLYRIEVGRNDGIEVRHIVGAIANEGNINSRNIGNIKLFSSYSIVELPLGLSKELLQKLMKTRILNKPINIKLLRNFKYYQNKSYNRSILSKDSNSNRRFDKNRVMQSHSAKNEIKSSSFRRKNI